The Phormidium sp. PBR-2020 DNA segment TAGTGGTCCCTGGTATTTCTATTTTGGGGTGGTGTTGGTGGGGTTTGCCCCTTGGTCCGCCTATCTTCCGGCGGCGATCGCCCGTTTACGGGTTTGGCGGCGGGGTTGGTGGCGTAAACTGCCCCGTCAGGAGCAGTTGGGGGGGTTTGCCCTGTTTTGGTTTGGGGGGGTGTTTGTCTTTTTTACGGTGGCGGTGACGAAACTGCCGAGTTATGTGTTGCCCTTAATTCCGGCGGCGGCGATTTTGGTGTCGCTGTTGTTGAGTGAGGAGATGTTACATCGCCCGAGTCTGTCTCGTCGCTGGCTGCTGGCGAGTCATGCGGGGAGTTGGCTAATTTGGATGTTGATGGCGATCGCCCTGGTGATTTTGCCGTTTATTATTGGCCCTGATCCGGTGGTGGATCGTATTGATTTAGAGATTTTAAAGTCAGGGTTAACGACCTGGGGGGCTGGGGTGATTGTGGCGATCGCCTCGATAGTAGAAGCGATGGCCCTGACGCGCCGCCGTGGGGTGGCGATCGCCCAGGTGGGAGGCTTTGCCCTATTTCTGCTGCTGGTGGCTCATCCCATGTTTGGGCTTTTGGATGAGTTACGCCAACAACCGGTTCGGCAAATGGCGGATACGGCGAGGGAGGTTTATCAACCGGGCGATCGTCTTCTCGCGGTGGGGTTTGAAAAGCCTTCGATTGTCTTCTACACTCAGCAGCCTGTCACGTATGTCTCCCGTCCGTCGTTGGGGCGAGAGGATTTACGCCAACAGGTGGAACAGGGTAATTTATCGGGGACGACGTTGGTGTTTGCCGATCGCGAACGATTGCCGATGTTAGGGTTACGAGAGGATCAGTATGATTTCCTAGACTCGAAACGTCGCTATCGTCTCGTCCGCGTCTATCACGATCGCCTCGACAAGTTTACGCACAAAGACTCGGATTAAAAAGAGGGAACGCCACAAGGGATTGCCCCTACCCCGAACTGGGCAACCACAAGGGATTGCCCCTACCCCGAACTGGGCAACCACAAGGGATTGCCCCTACCCCGAACTGGGCAACCACAAGGGATTGCCCCTACCCCGAACTGGGCAACCACAAGGGATTGCCCCTACCCCGAACTGGGCAACCACAAGGGATTGCCCCTACCCCGAACTGGGCAACCACAAGGGATTGCCCCTACCCCGAACTTTTGCCTCAACTCCCTTGAACAACCATCACGGAACAATCGGCGTGATGAAGAACGTAGTTACTTACACTGCCGAGTAGGACTTCTTTGAGACCCCGGTGACCTCGCCGTCCGAGAACAATTAGATCCGCTTGCCAGTTCTTGGCGAGATCACAAATCCAAGACCCTGGGTCGCCAAACTTGGTTTCAGGGGTGACGTTAACTCCCTCAGCTTCGGCTTTTTCGACATAGTTTTTCAGGAGTTTTTCAACTCGAACTGCTTCTTTTTTCCAATGCTCTTGTTGCATTTCAAACATCATTTTGCTGCTGGACAAGTCAATGCCAATTCCGGTTCCCATGAGGGGGATGGATTCGCTGACGCGCTGCATGGTAGTGCAATTGAATATCATTAACTCCGCTTCATCTTGTACAGCGGTGTTCAGGGCATGACGGAATACTTTAGGGGCAGCTTTGGAGTCATCAATGGCGACTAAAATTTTATGGAATGTCATGATTTTAATTCGCGGCTTAACCGTCGTTCTTTCGTCTGGATTTAAGTTGGGAACTTAAACAAAACAGCTTGTTTGAGTGTTGAAGATTTTTATAAATTTAGATTCTATTTCAAAAGTAACATGAGCTACTGTTTTTTGTGGTGACTTGTATTAAAAATTTGCATTTATGGGTCTAGGTGTTGGGCGAGTCGTTGGCATAGGGTGATGATATCGTCTTTGCGGGCGATCGCCTCCCGCCAATGTTGGGGAATGGCCTCATAGCCATAGTGCAAGCCGGCGAGTCCCCCGGTAATGGCGGCGACGGTATCTGTATCTCCTCCTAGGTTGATGGCTTGTAACACGGCCTCGGGGTAACTGTTGGTGTTGAGAAAACACCAGAGAGCGGCTTCTAAACTGTGAACCACATAGCCGGTTGAGGAAATCTTCTGGATGGGGAGTTGAGCCAGTTGGGGGCTGAGACGGTGGAAGTGCGATCGCTCTTTTTGAAAGGGGGCTTGTTCATAAAACGGTTCTACGGCGGCTAAACCGGCGGTCACAGCCGCCTCAGGGGTTTGTCCTTGTAGGAGTTCTTTGGCGATACTGATATACAGTCCACAGGCCATCTGGCTGCGAGGGTGGGCGTGGGTGATGGCGGAGACTTGATGGACTCGCTCTAGGAGTTCCGGGAACGGGAGATGATTGGCAAAATAGACCATGGGCAAAATCCGCATCAGAGAGCCGTTCCCATTACTGCGATCGCCCGTTTCTCCCGAGTCTGTGGCGGGAACTCCCCGCAGTAGTTTAACAATGGCTCGACAGGTGGTTCCTCCTACGCCGAAGACCTCGTTATAAGGAGTCCACAGGGCTTCGGTGAGCCAGAGACAGAAGTTCTTGGCGATGCGGTTCAAGTCAAAGCCGTCACAGAGTGCATCGGCTAAACAGAAGGTCAGAGAACTATCATCAGACCAAGTTCCGGGGGGTTGCTTGTAGGTTCCATAGCCCCGGATATCGGTCACTGGGTCGTCTTGTCGTTCGGCCCGGGAGCTAATTTCTAGGGGAACCCCGAGGGCGTCGCCGACACAGACACCCATTAAGCCAGCGAGAACGGGAGAGGGGTTAATCACAAACTTGACCAGATTTACGGGTTTACTCAAATAACACGGCCTTTATTTTAAGGGGTTGGCGGGAGTCAGGCTGACGGCTTTCCTTGGGGGGCGATGTGAACCGCTTGCCATCTTGTTGAAAGTAAGTTTCAATAAAGTAGAGCCAAAAGCCCAGTCTATTAACAGCGATAAGTAGTGCTTGTTCCGAGTTTTTTGTGATTTATACTACCAAACCCTCGGGACAGTGCCAAACTTTGCTGTATCATTGCTAGACAGTGATTTTGTGATAAATTAGGTGATTAGAGCTACAGTAATGAGAATCCATTTGAATTAAAGTCAAAAACTTGAGAGAGGACTTCTAATGATGAAACGTCAACGTCAACGCCATCGGGGCGATAAAACGCCCCAGAGTTGGGGCTTTACCTTTGTCGGCGGCGGTAGCGATCGCCCGGAGATGCGCCAAGACGGGTCTCCTGAGGACTCGGTGTTTGCCCTCAGTCACGCTAGTATCGGCGATCGCCTCTGGGTGGTGGACTTACCGGCTGGGTTGGAGCCAAAAGGGTTACGCCTCGGCGATGAGGTAAGCATTCTTAGTTGCACCGAGAGCGGTTCGGTGGTGTTATCGGTGAATGGTCAACAATTGGGATTTTGTGGCGATCGCACTCAGGCCATTTATGTCTCTCGGCAATCCCAACCCCGGACCCAACTCCGTCAGCTTAAGGCGGGGTCTGCGGGACGCATTCTCGGCTACGACTGCCCCCATCGAGGCTATCGTAAACGCTTACTGGCCATGGGATTGACCCCCGGAACCAAATTTACGGTGACGCGCCATGCCCCCCTCGGGGACCCGGTGGAAATCTGCGTGCGCGGCTTTAGTCTCAGCCTACGCAAACACGAAGCTAGTGCCCTGTTAGTCGAAGTGGTTGAGGAGTAATCGCCATGACCTCTATTGCAACCCATCAGGCCAAAATTGCCGCCATCGGCAATCCCAATTCTGGCAAAACCACCCTCTTCAACGCCCTCACGGGAGCCAATCAGGTGACTGGGAACTGGCCCGGTGTCACCGTTGAACGGGTCGAAGGAACCTATGTCCATGAGGGTCAAACCTTGACGGTGGTGGATTTGCCGGGGGTGTACTCCCTCGATGCCGAAGATGCGGATACGGGCCTCGATGAACGAATTGCCCGAGATTATCTCCTCTCCGGCGAGGCGGACTTAATTGCCAATATCGTTGATGCGTCTAATTTGGAACGCAATCTCTATCTGACGACGCAATTGATTGAAATGCGTCTGCCGATGGTGGTGGTGTTGAATATGGTGGATGTGGCTGAAGACCACGGGTTAGAGATTAACCTTGAGCGGTTATCGCAACGGTTAGGCTGTCCGGTGGTGGCGGTGGTAGCCTCGAAATCTCGGGGAATGAGCGAGTTGCGGGCGGCGATTACCCAGGGGTTACAGTCGCCGCCGATTCCGCCGACGTTTGTGGCCTATCCGGCGGTGGTGGAGGATGCGATCGCCGCGATGTTGCCCCATTTAGAGGCCCAGTCGTCTCCGGTTGACCCCCGCTGGAGGGCGTTGCGGCTGTTGGAATACAATGATTTGACCCTTCCTCGACAGCAGCAGCCGGATCTCGATCGCCTGATTCGTGTTTGGCAAAAGCGGGTTCAGGATGTTCTGGGGGAAGATTTGGATATTGTCATCGCCGATGCTCGCTATGGCTTTATTCGTAATATAACTGAGGTGGCGTTGCTGCGATCGCGCCAAGTCAGTACCAGTCTCACGCAACGGATTGATAACGTGGTGCTGAATCGCTGGTTGGGGATTCCCCTGTTTTTGGCGGTGATGTATCTGATGTTCCTGTTCGCCATTAATGTGGGCAGTGTTTTTATTGATTTCTTTGAACTGCTGACTGGGGCGATTTTTGTGGAGGGGTTCGCTAACGTCTTGGCGGGGGTTGGTAGTCCGGATTGGTTAATTGCGTTGTTGGCCAACGGGGCCGGTGGCGGCGTTCAAACGGTGTCCACGTTTATTCCGGTGATTGCCTGTACCTTCTTGTTTTTGGCGTTTCTGGAAGACTCCGGCTATATGGCCCGGGCCGCGTTTGTCATGGATCGTTTGATGCGATTTATGGGGCTACCGGGGAAGTCCTTTGTGCCGATGTTGGTGGGGTTTGGCTGTAATGTGCCAGCGATTTTGGCCACTCGCAGTCTGGAGAGTCCCCGCGATCGCCTGCTGACGATTCTCATGAATCCGTTTATGTCTTGTGGGGCGAGATTGCCGGTGTATGCCCTATTTGCGGCGGCGTTTTTTCCGGTGGGGGGTCAAAATGTGGTCTTTGGTCTCTATTTGACGGGGATTGCGGCAGCGGTGGTGACGGGATTGATTCTCAAGCAAACCCTGCTGCAAGGGGAGGTGTCTCATTTCATTATGGAGTTGCCGCTCTATCATCTGCCGACATTGCGCGGGGTGTTATGGCGGACGTGGGATCGCTTGCGGGAGTTTATTCTGCGGGCGGGACAGGTGATTATTATTATGGTGATGATTTTGGGCCTCCTCAATACAGTCCGCTGGGATGGTTCGTTTGGAGATTCGGAAACTTCGGTGTTGACGGATGTTAGCCGTCGAATTACGCCGGTGTTTGCGCCGATGGGGATTCAGCAGGAAAATTATCCGGCGACGGTGGGGATTTTTACGGGAGTATTTGCGAAGGAGGCCGTTGTGGGGTCCCTCGATGCCCTCTATGGACAGTTGGCCCGGGAAGCGGCGGCGGAGGCGGAGGAACCGTTTGAGTTCTGGCCGACGATTGAGGAAGCGTTTACTTCGATTGGCGACAATTTCCGGGAGTTGGGGGGACAATTGCTCGACCCTCTGGGCCTGGATGTGGGGGATATTGATGATGTCGAAGGTGCGGCGGAGGAACAGGGGGTGGCGACACATACGTTTGGCCAGATGGTGAGTCGGTTTGACGGCCAGGTGGGGGCGTTTGCGTATTTGTTGTTTGTGTTGTTGTATTTCCCCTGTTTGGCAGCCACGGCGGCGATTTATCGGGAGACGGGATCTCGTTGGACGCTGTTTGCGGCGCTTTGGACGACGGGGTTGGCCTATTGGGTGGCGACGTTCTTTTACCAGTTTGCGACCTTTGACCGCCATCCGGGGTCTTCGACGGCTTGGTTGGTGGGGTTACTGGTATTTTTGACGCTGCTTCTGGCGGGGATGCGTCGTATTGGTCGAGTGGTTTAGGAGGTTAGGATGATTTTACGAGAAGTCCAGGGCTATTTGGCTGAGCATCAGTCGGTATCGTTGGCGGATTTGGTGAATCATTTTCACTGCGATCGCGATCTGTTGCGGCTGATGCTGAAGAAGTTGATTCGTAAGGGACGGGTGCAACAGTTACCCTGTGGTCAACGTTGTGGGGATTGTCACCATTGCGATCCGGATCAGTTTGAGTGGTATCGGTTTATTCGTTAGGGGGTTTGGGGGGCGATCGCCGCGTTTGAATCAGTCGTTTGGCGATCCACCAGGCCCCCACGGAACAGATGACACTCCCGAAGAATCCAATGAGAAAGGGATGGGGGAGGACAAACGGGAGTTCGATTTTTTCTCCGTTGGGAAGGTGCCAAGGTTCGGTGGCTAAACCGGAGACGGAGGCGACAATAGCCCCCGCTGCAATCCCCACCCCCACAGCTTGGATTTGGTCTTGGAGTTCCTGGTTGGCTTGTTCTTGTCGTTCTTGTTCGGCTTTGGCGTTGGCTTCGGCTTGTTTCTGGAGGTCTTGTTGTCGTTGATCCCGCTTTCTCTCCCACCGTTGCCAGGTGCGATCGCACTGGGCTTGGTCAATTTCGACGATGGCGCGAATCGAGTCCACCGCTTGACGAATTAACCCAGTTCCCTGGTCAAAATAACTTAAATTGGCTTCAATTTGTCCCCGGAAGTACGGCGCGGTTTCCTCTCCAAAATATCGCAAAAATGATAGTTCTTCCTTATCGAGTTCTAGTTTAGCACAGATTTGCTCAATTGTTTCATTGTAATTGTTAAGATTGATGTTAATTGTCGTCAATAAATCTTTCATTTTCCGCAGCAGGCGATCGTAAATCAGAGAATCAGCGGAAAGTTGTTTTAACTGAGTTTTTAAGTTTTGTAGATAGGTGGTATCTTGGGGGTCAGGGTTAGCGGTATCAAGTTGAACTTGAATGTTATCTAAGATGGGGTCAAGGCTGCAATAATACTGTTTGAGTTGTTTATGAATGTCCCGGCTATCTTGAAAGGCTTTGCTGACTTTATGGCGATAGAAAAACAGGTCAAAGATGGAAGAGAAGCATTTGTTTTTTTGTAGAGTTTGGTCAGCGAGTTCATCGCGGAATAGCCAGATGAGAACATGGGGAGATTTATCGGGTTCGCGGGGATTCCCATATTCAAAAATAGAACTTCCGAATAATTCCCCACTACGGGATAAGGGAGGGGAAGTTGTGGGAAATAAGGCTTGGTAGCATTGATTGGCGAGTTGAGTGAGATACTCAGATTTATGTTGTTGGGTTTTCCGGGTTAACCAGAGGGTGAGGATGAGGGTTTCTCCGAGGAAGGATGGGGTGAGGGGAAACTGGAGGTAACGATCGGGATTAAACTCTTGTAAGATGGTAACTTCGACATCTTCGAGGTTTTCCTTTTCCTCGTCATAGCCGATGTTGAGAAATACCCCATAACTGTCTTTTTGAAGTTGAACCGGTTGGATGAACCCTTCCATATCTGGAAAGTTGGGGAGGGTGAAGGGAATTTCGGTTTGGTTTGGGGGGAGGAGGATGCGATTTTGGCTGAGGTGAAGCTGGGGGATGAGTCGAGTTTCGGTGAAGTGGGAGAGGAGGCGATCGCAATTTTCCCACAGGGGATTTTCCCGCAGCAGGGGATGAGTCTCTTCCTGGGTGTTATCGTCCCGGAGATGATACGCGCATAAATAGAGATTGGGGGCGAAAATGCTCATTATAATTGGTTATATATATCCATCGTGGTGGCTTGACGTGCGGCGGCGACTAAGGCGGATTGAGTCCGATTAAACGCCGTCTCCCACCGTTGTTCATCTTGCAAATCGGCGATATAGGGGTAGGGTGTGTTCCGGCTTCGTTCAAGTCTGGAATTTGGCTAACAAGATTAAGCCAGCCGGAACGCACCGTATTTGAGAAATAGCTCATAAAACAATCCCTTCTCTATGAACATTCAAAATAAATGGACTTTTTTCTTGATTAAAACGCTGTTCGGAGACGAAAGCACGAGAAACAACCGTCTCATATTCTAAAGATATTTTTTGAATAAACTCACTGGTCTTTTCGATTTCATCAGTATAATTAAACGCAGATTTCATCACAATCAACAAGTCAATATCTGAATCCGGTTTAGCTTCCCCCCTAGCTTGAGAACCATATAAAATAATTTGCACAACCTGGACAGAATAATGGGTGTTAAACCAATTTTTGATAAGTTCTATAATTTCAGGTAATTTCTGATGTTTCATTGTTCTTGATTTGATGTTATGCGAAACTCGGTGGTTTATGCTTGAACTTTAATTAAGTCTGAGTTGAGGTCAATTTGCCAATTTTCATCAATGAATTCTAGGTTTTCATCATAAACTAGCGTCAATTTTGCGATAGAAATGGGAGGGGTAGCGGTTTCGAGATTGAGGGTAAATTTCAGTTGAATGCGGCGTTCATTTCCGTTGACAATCACGCCACTGCTGATAAGTTGCGGCGACAGAGGACGGGGTAGGATGATTTCTTCATAAAGGCGATCGCATTCATCCCAATAGCCGGATATTTGATAATCACATAATGCCAAATGCTCCAAAACTAGAGCATTAGCATCAAGACCATTGATGACTTCCGATAAATTTTGCCAAACGGGATGATTGTTTAAAGTAATCATAGCCCCCATCAAGATTGATTCTCTTTTTTACCCATTTTCGGAGCGCGGTTTCGCAGAATTTCCGTAATTTTCGGATAGAGATTTTCATAAGCCGTGTCGTTTGTATTTGGGGAATCGTTATCGGAACCTCTTAGCTTCCTTTCCCCCAACTTATCCATCACTTTTTGAGTCAGTTGAGGATAGGAACTACACCATTGACCTAGTTCATTAGCCAATTCAGAATCTGACTTATCTTGATAAACCACTAAACTATCATTAAGCTTCTCCAAGCCTTGGATAGCTCCTGAGTTTTGCCAAATATTATCGGGATTACTCTGCCACACTTCCAGAAAAGCAGAAATTAAATCTTGGGGATTCATTGGGGATTCCTCCTGATACAATACGGGTCAATTTGTCTGTCCAATGGCGCAAAATGCCGCCCAATAGTAAGGAGATGAATAGGGCTTAATTTCGGGGGTTTTCCCCCATTGTAAGGTGAATTTCATTGGCCCCCGCCGTTCCTCACTAATCACCGCACAGCCATCAACCCAGTCTAACAAATCTTGCACCGTGGCTTCCCGCAGCCAGGTCTGAGTCTGCCGCAACGCCAAAACCACGGACAGTTCAGGCTGTTGCTGGAGCGTTTGATAAAACTGAATCATAAAAATTGCCGTGGAGATATCCGCTACCGCCCAAAGGGTACTGACCACATTGGGAGAACCCGCCAAAATGAAGCCACTGGGTAAACCGATATATTCATCACTGGTAGAGGTGAAGTCAGTGATACCGGTTTCGCAGGCGGAGAGGGTGACGAGACGGCAATTGGTCAGGTCAAGGCGGAGGATATCCTCTAAGGTGAGACATTTTTCTAAATCCAGCAGTTTGTCGTCTTCTAGGGGGAGATAGCGGCTGGGGTCATCGGTGGGCGGCGGGGGTGTAAATTCGCTTTTAGCCAGGATGAGGGCGGATTTGAGGGCATCTTCAAAGTTGAAATAGCCATGACAGGAGAAGTGGGTACAGTGGGCGTTTTTCAGGGTTTCTTTATCAATGGCGGCTTTTTCGGCTTGGTCATGTTTGAGGACTTGGTGGGGGTTAAAGAGGGATTGGATGGCTTCGACTTCCATATCGGTGAACTGGAGGTCTTGGGTGGGGTTTTGGATGGCGAAGAGGCGGTTAAAGTCGGGGCGTGAGCGGTTTTGGGCTTGTTGCAGGACTTGGCAGTTAGGGGCATAGCCCACGCCTTTGGGGAAGAGGTCTTGTAGGAATTTGCCCTCACCGTCTTCTGTGGTAACGGGTAAGGCGTGGAGGGGGAACAGGTGCAGGAAGCGGTGAGGGATGAGGATGAGTTTTTGGCAGTTGGGGAAGTTTTTCCGCAGGTTTGCCAGGATTTCATCCAGGTGTAGGATTTGGGGGAGTTGTGCGAGGCATTGAGCAAGGGTATCGCGCCATTGGCTGCTGTTGCTTCGGTAGTCGTTGATGTAGGACTCTCCCCAGTCGATGAGGTTTTGTCGGTCTTCCTCGGATGAGGTCCAGAGGTTAAGGCTTTGCGCAGTGAGGGTGAAGGTGAGGAACTTGTCATTCAGGATGTACCATTCGAAGATAGCGGTTTCACCATCCAGTAACTTTTGCATCGCCTGGAAATGCAGGTGTTTATAGGGGTCAAGTTTTTGTTTCTCTTGCCGCAGTTGGTTGAGGTGGGTATAGTTGCGGTTGGGGTCTTGTTGGAGGCAGCGTTCCGCTTGGGCAATAGCGATTTTGAGTTCCTGCAACCGTTGGCGGATGTTCTCGGGAATCACACCGCCGGGATAAGCGTCACGAGTAGCCATGAGTTCCACCAAGTTCCGTGCTTTACTGCGATCAGCATATTCAATGGCATCAGTGTATTTGCCCAATTTTAGGCACACCTCCACCATACCGCCATAAACTCCGTTCCATTCTTCATTAAAGTTGCGTTTATAGCCCTCACTATCGGCTCCAATTTCCCCCCGCAGATATTCCACCCGTTCCAGCG contains these protein-coding regions:
- a CDS encoding glycosyltransferase family 39 protein, with protein sequence MKSPEKFPKLVWGVSLAAVVLAGILAFLYQLGTANLVDETEPLFAEAARQMTVTGDWVTPYFNGETRFDKPPLVYWLMAIAYMLIGTNEWAVRLPSALSAIALMLGTYVTLWRFVPPASGSRYGWLLPWGAASLGAIAIAFNPQTFIWGRTGVSDMLLSACVGLSLLSFFWGYGTEGKTQNRAYLGFFVWMGLAVLAKGPVGMVLPVGIIGGFLIYGGNVKAVWREMRPLRGGLVFLLIAVPWYLLVWQANGEAYIESFFGYHNVERFTRVVNRHSGPWYFYFGVVLVGFAPWSAYLPAAIARLRVWRRGWWRKLPRQEQLGGFALFWFGGVFVFFTVAVTKLPSYVLPLIPAAAILVSLLLSEEMLHRPSLSRRWLLASHAGSWLIWMLMAIALVILPFIIGPDPVVDRIDLEILKSGLTTWGAGVIVAIASIVEAMALTRRRGVAIAQVGGFALFLLLVAHPMFGLLDELRQQPVRQMADTAREVYQPGDRLLAVGFEKPSIVFYTQQPVTYVSRPSLGREDLRQQVEQGNLSGTTLVFADRERLPMLGLREDQYDFLDSKRRYRLVRVYHDRLDKFTHKDSD
- a CDS encoding universal stress protein; the protein is MTFHKILVAIDDSKAAPKVFRHALNTAVQDEAELMIFNCTTMQRVSESIPLMGTGIGIDLSSSKMMFEMQQEHWKKEAVRVEKLLKNYVEKAEAEGVNVTPETKFGDPGSWICDLAKNWQADLIVLGRRGHRGLKEVLLGSVSNYVLHHADCSVMVVQGS
- a CDS encoding ADP-ribosylglycohydrolase family protein → MNPSPVLAGLMGVCVGDALGVPLEISSRAERQDDPVTDIRGYGTYKQPPGTWSDDSSLTFCLADALCDGFDLNRIAKNFCLWLTEALWTPYNEVFGVGGTTCRAIVKLLRGVPATDSGETGDRSNGNGSLMRILPMVYFANHLPFPELLERVHQVSAITHAHPRSQMACGLYISIAKELLQGQTPEAAVTAGLAAVEPFYEQAPFQKERSHFHRLSPQLAQLPIQKISSTGYVVHSLEAALWCFLNTNSYPEAVLQAINLGGDTDTVAAITGGLAGLHYGYEAIPQHWREAIARKDDIITLCQRLAQHLDP
- a CDS encoding ferrous iron transport protein A, which codes for MMKRQRQRHRGDKTPQSWGFTFVGGGSDRPEMRQDGSPEDSVFALSHASIGDRLWVVDLPAGLEPKGLRLGDEVSILSCTESGSVVLSVNGQQLGFCGDRTQAIYVSRQSQPRTQLRQLKAGSAGRILGYDCPHRGYRKRLLAMGLTPGTKFTVTRHAPLGDPVEICVRGFSLSLRKHEASALLVEVVEE
- the feoB gene encoding Fe(2+) transporter permease subunit FeoB, which translates into the protein MTSIATHQAKIAAIGNPNSGKTTLFNALTGANQVTGNWPGVTVERVEGTYVHEGQTLTVVDLPGVYSLDAEDADTGLDERIARDYLLSGEADLIANIVDASNLERNLYLTTQLIEMRLPMVVVLNMVDVAEDHGLEINLERLSQRLGCPVVAVVASKSRGMSELRAAITQGLQSPPIPPTFVAYPAVVEDAIAAMLPHLEAQSSPVDPRWRALRLLEYNDLTLPRQQQPDLDRLIRVWQKRVQDVLGEDLDIVIADARYGFIRNITEVALLRSRQVSTSLTQRIDNVVLNRWLGIPLFLAVMYLMFLFAINVGSVFIDFFELLTGAIFVEGFANVLAGVGSPDWLIALLANGAGGGVQTVSTFIPVIACTFLFLAFLEDSGYMARAAFVMDRLMRFMGLPGKSFVPMLVGFGCNVPAILATRSLESPRDRLLTILMNPFMSCGARLPVYALFAAAFFPVGGQNVVFGLYLTGIAAAVVTGLILKQTLLQGEVSHFIMELPLYHLPTLRGVLWRTWDRLREFILRAGQVIIIMVMILGLLNTVRWDGSFGDSETSVLTDVSRRITPVFAPMGIQQENYPATVGIFTGVFAKEAVVGSLDALYGQLAREAAAEAEEPFEFWPTIEEAFTSIGDNFRELGGQLLDPLGLDVGDIDDVEGAAEEQGVATHTFGQMVSRFDGQVGAFAYLLFVLLYFPCLAATAAIYRETGSRWTLFAALWTTGLAYWVATFFYQFATFDRHPGSSTAWLVGLLVFLTLLLAGMRRIGRVV
- a CDS encoding sugar metabolism transcriptional regulator, with translation MILREVQGYLAEHQSVSLADLVNHFHCDRDLLRLMLKKLIRKGRVQQLPCGQRCGDCHHCDPDQFEWYRFIR
- a CDS encoding nucleotidyltransferase domain-containing protein → MKHQKLPEIIELIKNWFNTHYSVQVVQIILYGSQARGEAKPDSDIDLLIVMKSAFNYTDEIEKTSEFIQKISLEYETVVSRAFVSEQRFNQEKSPFILNVHREGIVL
- a CDS encoding CHAT domain-containing protein, with product MEYLRGEIGADSEGYKRNFNEEWNGVYGGMVEVCLKLGKYTDAIEYADRSKARNLVELMATRDAYPGGVIPENIRQRLQELKIAIAQAERCLQQDPNRNYTHLNQLRQEKQKLDPYKHLHFQAMQKLLDGETAIFEWYILNDKFLTFTLTAQSLNLWTSSEEDRQNLIDWGESYINDYRSNSSQWRDTLAQCLAQLPQILHLDEILANLRKNFPNCQKLILIPHRFLHLFPLHALPVTTEDGEGKFLQDLFPKGVGYAPNCQVLQQAQNRSRPDFNRLFAIQNPTQDLQFTDMEVEAIQSLFNPHQVLKHDQAEKAAIDKETLKNAHCTHFSCHGYFNFEDALKSALILAKSEFTPPPPTDDPSRYLPLEDDKLLDLEKCLTLEDILRLDLTNCRLVTLSACETGITDFTSTSDEYIGLPSGFILAGSPNVVSTLWAVADISTAIFMIQFYQTLQQQPELSVVLALRQTQTWLREATVQDLLDWVDGCAVISEERRGPMKFTLQWGKTPEIKPYSSPYYWAAFCAIGQTN